CGCTCGGCATTACGCAAAGCGGCTTTTTCCCGTCGCTCGACGCCGACGCGGGCTTCAAGCAGGCGGGGAAGATTTCGGCGTCGAACCACTCGTTTTCGTGGGGCGCGGACGCGGCGTGGGAGGTCGATATTTTCGGCGGCACGCGTCGCGGCATAGAGGCGGCGGTGTCCGACTACAAGGCGGCTCTCGCCGACAAGTGCGCGACGAAGATTTCGGTCGCGGCGGAGGTCGCAAAAAATTATTTTCTGTACAGAGGCTATCAACAGGAGCTGATTATTACCAAGCGGAATCTCGAAGCCCAGCGCAAAACATACAACATAACCGTGAAACGCAAGTCCAACGGTTTTGTATCCGATTTGGACGTCGTGCGCGCCGCCGCGCAGCTCGACAGCACGTCCGCGCAGATTCCGCAGCTCGAAAGCAAAATGCTGCTCGCCCGCCACGCGCTCGAACTGCTTTTGGCTCTTCCCGCAGGCTCGCTCGAAAAGGAGCTTGAAGCCCCGCGCGTGCTTCCGATTTTGGAAAGCTTTGTGCCGACGGGCGTTCCCGCAAAGCTCGTGCGCCGCCGCCCCGACATTCTTTCGGCGGAAAACAAACTGCACGCGGCGGTCGCAAAAATCGGCAACGCAAAGTCGGACTTCTACCCCAAATTTTTCATAACGGGGCAGATTTCCTATCAGGCGCCCGACATCGGAAAGCTCGTGCAAAACCAGTACGGCACATGGTCGGCTGGGCCGAGCGCAAGCTGGAATCTCTTTCAGGCGGGCAAGACGTATTTCAACGTGAAAC
The Opitutia bacterium KCR 482 genome window above contains:
- a CDS encoding efflux transporter outer membrane subunit, encoding MNRICQKIITAFACAALCGCMVGPDFEKPKADALPEKYSSDGKSVANPREPSDAELAEWWGVFGDETLSSLVRRAFEKNFDLATAVAKIKQARATLGITQSGFFPSLDADAGFKQAGKISASNHSFSWGADAAWEVDIFGGTRRGIEAAVSDYKAALADKCATKISVAAEVAKNYFLYRGYQQELIITKRNLEAQRKTYNITVKRKSNGFVSDLDVVRAAAQLDSTSAQIPQLESKMLLARHALELLLALPAGSLEKELEAPRVLPILESFVPTGVPAKLVRRRPDILSAENKLHAAVAKIGNAKSDFYPKFFITGQISYQAPDIGKLVQNQYGTWSAGPSASWNLFQAGKTYFNVKLQKAVAEAAGVSWNSAVLAALKEVEDAIVSAQKERERIAHINKLVESNKKAFELSSKLYSEGEIEFLDLLDTQRSMLSSEQSQVSSRRQFVSNIVSLYAALGGGWSESDLQDTEEDSQWLFFKEAFGDGETADSANTQ